From Dermochelys coriacea isolate rDerCor1 chromosome 9, rDerCor1.pri.v4, whole genome shotgun sequence, one genomic window encodes:
- the LOC119861733 gene encoding adrenodoxin-like — protein sequence MMARCAPRLIHTLLNGLNLGKVQSFQCLRVAEHSQAPVSLQPKRSFGSTHRLHDVPRDTGSADRVTVHFINRDGERLTATAKEGESLLEVVVNQNLGIDGFGACEGTLACSTCHLIFEEDVFQKLDAITDEELDMLDLAYGLTDTSRLGCQVCVKKAMDGLTVQVPMEVADMRRELEVGKQSK from the exons ATGATGGCCCGGTGTGCTCCACGCCTTATCCACACCTTGCTAAACGGACTTAATTTGGGCAAAGTTCAGTCTTTTCAATGCCTCAGAGTAGCGGAGCACAGTCAGGCACCTGTCAGCCTGCAGCCAAAGAGAAGTTTCGGCTCCACACACAGGCTCCATGATGTCCCAAGGGACACAGG CTCTGCGGACAGAGTGACGGTGCATTTTATAAACCGGGATGGAGAGAGACTCACGGCCACAGCCAAAGAAGGGGAGAGTTTGCTGGAAGTGGTGGTTAATCAAAACCTGGGCATCGATGGCTTTG gTGCCTGTGAAGGTACATTGGCCTGCTCCACGTGTCACCTCATCTTTGAGGAGGACGTCTTTCAAAAGTTGGATGCCATTACAGAtgaggagctggacatgctggaTTTGGCCTATGGACTCACTGATAC ATCACGTCTAGGCTGCCAGGTGTGTGTTAAGAAGGCGATGGATGGTCTGACTGTCCAGGTCCCCATGGAGGTTGCTGACATGAGGAGAGAGCTGGAAGTGGGAAAGCAAagcaaataa